In Gopherus flavomarginatus isolate rGopFla2 chromosome 1, rGopFla2.mat.asm, whole genome shotgun sequence, a single genomic region encodes these proteins:
- the LOC127056871 gene encoding TRPM8 channel-associated factor 2-like isoform X1 yields the protein MKPAATYELLVDGVGQWDFTGNFVPCELLLTGDAAFPVLVSPEKQVLIAVSHYGKGRMVVVSHEEILKNPNFSQFLRNAVDWLRPSPEAQVGVHRSLDPLSQLLLRSSTKVQPGVGLSASLGVYCTDAYDDAQAEELVHFVKGGGGLLMGGQAWYWASQHSAEKVLFEFPGNRVTSVAGVYFTGNTVGSGIFKVSGKIPKIPLIVPHGANLSQDAELLLKGVSELDIVTGGVPSQLLVHGVLAFPLGLDSSHRCFLAAARYGRGRVVVASHEGQLCAPKLAGFLLNTINWLDAGRQGLVGVAAHLKGLCSLLSQEDWKYQVSALTSDMSVYCCPSHSDQEAEKIQAFVAEGGGLLIGGQAWYWSSQNQGQAAVAGYPGNKILNRFGISILGMNLKADKYPALLPGELPRHYHFRQALSLFQRHVGDKEEALRAPLADWLHRLGQDCSAFLRIPAEDCPAYSSLHRILLKVLHRGGIPQVSKKNPIKSNSKEAALLCLATQLSQTMTDCAVLVQKPTDGVCTLPSTSLITLEIDGTNTGGTAWMSTGLYLPDGNTAMITFPCMATSAGLQVQIGCHSDDLTAAKELKRAPMVIRKCQVSCQKQSVSCLWGGLIYIVVPGGSQLGKVPITVEGAIQAPYFRLGETCKCQWLASIRHYPAPWAELATENIILTVSADSIRHIENPEPLLTLWDQIMMAIAELAAAPAKFPRPERIVTDVQISAGWMHAGYPIMGHLDSVKEMVNVEHMRATGLWGPIHELGHNQQRAGWEFPPHTTEATCNLWSVYVHEKVLGIPRDRAHQALQPQCRKQRVTGYLEKGAQLKDWSMWTALETYLQLQEGFGWEPFILLFSDYQKMSNIPKDNPSKMNLWAEKFSRQVNKNLAPFFLAWGWPIKEDVSLELATLPNWEENPMKLYRPGKK from the exons ATGAAGCCCGCTGCCACCTATGAGCTACTGGTGGATGGAGTTGGGCAGTGGGATTTTACTGGAAATTTTGTTCCTTGTGAGCTGTTGCTCACAGGAGACGCTGCATTCCCGGTGTTGGTGAGCCCTGAGAAGCAGGTACTGATCGCTGTTTCTCACTATGGGAAAGGCCGGATGGTGGTTGTTTCTCACGAGGAAATCCTGAAGAATCCCAACTTTTCCCAGTTCCTTAGGAATGCTGTGGACTGGCTCAGACCCTCCCCAGAGGCACAGGTCGGAGTCCATAGGAGCCTGGATCCCCTCTCTCAGCTGCTCCTAAGGTCCAGCACTAAAGTGCAGCCCGGCGTGGGGCTCAGTGCCTCTCTAGGGGTGTACTGTACAGATGCCTATGACGACGCTCAGGCAGAAGAGCTGGTCCACTTTGTAAAGGGAGGTGGGGGCCTGCTCATGGGTGGTCAGGCCTGGTACTGGGCTAGTCAACACAGTGCCGAGAAGGTGCTGTTCGAATTCCCTGGGAACCGAGTGACCAGCGTGGCCGGCGTGTACTTCACTGGCAATACAGTGGGGTCAGGGATCTTCAAAGTCTCGGGAAAGATCCCAAAGATCCCCTTGATCGTCCC GCATGGGGCTAATCTCAGCCAGGATGCAGAGCTTCTCCTCAAGGGTGTGTCGGAACTGGATATAGTGACCGGCGGGGTGCCCTCCCAACTGCTGGTGCATGGGGTGCTGGCCTTCCCTCTCGGCCTGGACAGCTCCCACCGCTGCTTCCTTGCTGCAGCGCGCTATGGCCGGGGCCGGGTGGTGGTGGCGTCTCATGAGGGCCAGCTGTGTGCCCCAAAGCTGGCAGGGTTCCTGCTCAATACTATAAACTGGTTGGATGCTGGGAGGCAGGGACTGGTTGGGGTTGCTGCCCACCTCAAGGGGCTGTGTTCCCTGCTGTCCCAGGAGGACTGGAAGTACCAGGTATCAGCGCTGACGAGCGACATGAGCGTCTACTGCTGCCCTTCTCACAGCGACCAAGAGGCAGAGAAGATCCAGGCCTTTGTGGCGGAGGGGGGAGGGTTGCTGATTGGGGGGCAGGCCTGGTACTGGTCCTCCCAAAATCAAGGCCAAGCTGCCGTTGCCGGATACCCTGGCAACAAAATCCTCAACCGCTTTGGGATCAGCATCCTGGGCATGAACCTCAAGGCTGATAAATACCCAGCACTGCTACCGGGGGAGCTTCCCCGTCACTACCACTTCCGTCAAGCACTCTCCCTCTTCCAGAGGCATGTGGGGGACAAGGAGGAGGCACTCAGAGCCCCCCTGGCAGACTGGCTGCATAGGCTAGGGCAGGACTGTTCTGCCTTCCTGAGGATCCCAGCTGAAGACTGCCCCGCATACTCCTCACTCCACCGTATCCTGCTCAAagtgctgcacagaggtgggatcCCGCAGGTCAGCAAGAAGAACCCAATCAAGAGCAACTCCAAGGAGGCAGCCCTGCTGTGCCTGGCAACACAGCTGTCCCAGACCATGACGGACTGTGCTGTCCTGGTGCAGAAACCCACCGATGGGGTCTGCACACTCCCATCCACCTCTCTTATCACCCTGGAAATTGATGGCACAAATACAG GTGGGACAGCATGGATGAGTACAGGACTTTACCTACCTGATGGGAACACGGCAATGATAACATTTCCTTGCATGGCGACCAGTGCTGGTCTGCAG GTGCAGATCGGATGTCACTCTGATGACCTGACCGCTGCGAAGGAGCTGAAACGGGCCCCCATGGTGATACGCAAGTGCCAGGTCAGCTGCCAGAAGCAGTCAGTCTCCTGCCTCTGGGGCGGCCTCATTTACATCGTCGTGCCAGGGGGGAGTCAGCTGGGCAAAGTGCCCATCACTGTGGAAGGGGCAATCCAGGCTCCCTACTTCAGACTGG GAGAGACCTGTAAATGCCAGTGGCTGGCCAGCATCCGGCACTACCCTGCACCCTGGGCCGAACTAGCTACTGAGAACATTATCCTGACTGTGTCTGCTGACAGCATCCGCCATATAGAGAACCCTGAGCCTCTTCTGACCCTCTGGGACCAGATCATGATGGCTATAGCTGAGTTGGCAGCAGCACCAGCGAAGTTCCCAAGGCCAGAGAGGATTGTAACAGACGTCCAGATCTCAGCTG GCTGGATGCACGCTGGCTACCCCATCATGGGCCACCTGGATTCGGTGAAGGAGATGGTGAATGTGGAACACATGCGAGCCACTGGCCTATGGGGCCCCATCCATGAGCTGGGACACAACCAGCAGCGGGCAGGCTGGGAATTCCCCCCTCACACTACTGAGGCCACCTGCAACCTGTGGTCTGTCTATGTGCATGAGAAGGTGCTGGGGATCCCCAGGGACAGGGCCCACCAGGCTCTCCAGCCACAGTGTCGGAAGCAGAGGGTCACAGGTTATCTGGAGAAAGGGGCTCAGCTGAAGGACTGGAGCATGTGGACTGCGCTGGAGACGTACTTGCAG ctgcaggagggctttggctgggaacccttcatcctcctcttctctgATTACCAGAAAATGTCCAACATCCCCAAGGACAACCCCTCCAAGATGAACCTGTGGGCTGAGAAGTTCTCTCGGCAGGTGAACAAGAATCTGGCTCCTTTCTTTCTGGCCTGGGGCTGGCCTATCAAGGAAGACGTCTCCTTGGAACTGGCTACtctaccaaactgggaggagaaCCCAATGAAGCTATACAGACCTGGGAAGAAATAA
- the LOC127056871 gene encoding TRPM8 channel-associated factor 2-like isoform X2, with protein MKPAATYELLVDGVGQWDFTGNFVPCELLLTGDAAFPVLVSPEKQVLIAVSHYGKGRMVVVSHEEILKNPNFSQFLRNAVDWLRPSPEAQVGVHRSLDPLSQLLLRSSTKVQPGVGLSASLGVYCTDAYDDAQAEELVHFVKGGGGLLMGGQAWYWASQHSAEKVLFEFPGNRVTSVAGVYFTGNTVGSGIFKVSGKIPKIPLIVPHGANLSQDAELLLKGVSELDIVTGGVPSQLLVHGVLAFPLGLDSSHRCFLAAARYGRGRVVVASHEGQLCAPKLAGFLLNTINWLDAGRQGLVGVAAHLKGLCSLLSQEDWKYQVSALTSDMSVYCCPSHSDQEAEKIQAFVAEGGGLLIGGQAWYWSSQNQGQAAVAGYPGNKILNRFGISILGMNLKADKYPALLPGELPRHYHFRQALSLFQRHVGDKEEALRAPLADWLHRLGQDCSAFLRIPAEDCPAYSSLHRILLKVLHRGGIPQVSKKNPIKSNSKEAALLCLATQLSQTMTDCAVLVQKPTDGVCTLPSTSLITLEIDGTNTGETCKCQWLASIRHYPAPWAELATENIILTVSADSIRHIENPEPLLTLWDQIMMAIAELAAAPAKFPRPERIVTDVQISAGWMHAGYPIMGHLDSVKEMVNVEHMRATGLWGPIHELGHNQQRAGWEFPPHTTEATCNLWSVYVHEKVLGIPRDRAHQALQPQCRKQRVTGYLEKGAQLKDWSMWTALETYLQLQEGFGWEPFILLFSDYQKMSNIPKDNPSKMNLWAEKFSRQVNKNLAPFFLAWGWPIKEDVSLELATLPNWEENPMKLYRPGKK; from the exons ATGAAGCCCGCTGCCACCTATGAGCTACTGGTGGATGGAGTTGGGCAGTGGGATTTTACTGGAAATTTTGTTCCTTGTGAGCTGTTGCTCACAGGAGACGCTGCATTCCCGGTGTTGGTGAGCCCTGAGAAGCAGGTACTGATCGCTGTTTCTCACTATGGGAAAGGCCGGATGGTGGTTGTTTCTCACGAGGAAATCCTGAAGAATCCCAACTTTTCCCAGTTCCTTAGGAATGCTGTGGACTGGCTCAGACCCTCCCCAGAGGCACAGGTCGGAGTCCATAGGAGCCTGGATCCCCTCTCTCAGCTGCTCCTAAGGTCCAGCACTAAAGTGCAGCCCGGCGTGGGGCTCAGTGCCTCTCTAGGGGTGTACTGTACAGATGCCTATGACGACGCTCAGGCAGAAGAGCTGGTCCACTTTGTAAAGGGAGGTGGGGGCCTGCTCATGGGTGGTCAGGCCTGGTACTGGGCTAGTCAACACAGTGCCGAGAAGGTGCTGTTCGAATTCCCTGGGAACCGAGTGACCAGCGTGGCCGGCGTGTACTTCACTGGCAATACAGTGGGGTCAGGGATCTTCAAAGTCTCGGGAAAGATCCCAAAGATCCCCTTGATCGTCCC GCATGGGGCTAATCTCAGCCAGGATGCAGAGCTTCTCCTCAAGGGTGTGTCGGAACTGGATATAGTGACCGGCGGGGTGCCCTCCCAACTGCTGGTGCATGGGGTGCTGGCCTTCCCTCTCGGCCTGGACAGCTCCCACCGCTGCTTCCTTGCTGCAGCGCGCTATGGCCGGGGCCGGGTGGTGGTGGCGTCTCATGAGGGCCAGCTGTGTGCCCCAAAGCTGGCAGGGTTCCTGCTCAATACTATAAACTGGTTGGATGCTGGGAGGCAGGGACTGGTTGGGGTTGCTGCCCACCTCAAGGGGCTGTGTTCCCTGCTGTCCCAGGAGGACTGGAAGTACCAGGTATCAGCGCTGACGAGCGACATGAGCGTCTACTGCTGCCCTTCTCACAGCGACCAAGAGGCAGAGAAGATCCAGGCCTTTGTGGCGGAGGGGGGAGGGTTGCTGATTGGGGGGCAGGCCTGGTACTGGTCCTCCCAAAATCAAGGCCAAGCTGCCGTTGCCGGATACCCTGGCAACAAAATCCTCAACCGCTTTGGGATCAGCATCCTGGGCATGAACCTCAAGGCTGATAAATACCCAGCACTGCTACCGGGGGAGCTTCCCCGTCACTACCACTTCCGTCAAGCACTCTCCCTCTTCCAGAGGCATGTGGGGGACAAGGAGGAGGCACTCAGAGCCCCCCTGGCAGACTGGCTGCATAGGCTAGGGCAGGACTGTTCTGCCTTCCTGAGGATCCCAGCTGAAGACTGCCCCGCATACTCCTCACTCCACCGTATCCTGCTCAAagtgctgcacagaggtgggatcCCGCAGGTCAGCAAGAAGAACCCAATCAAGAGCAACTCCAAGGAGGCAGCCCTGCTGTGCCTGGCAACACAGCTGTCCCAGACCATGACGGACTGTGCTGTCCTGGTGCAGAAACCCACCGATGGGGTCTGCACACTCCCATCCACCTCTCTTATCACCCTGGAAATTGATGGCACAAATACAG GAGAGACCTGTAAATGCCAGTGGCTGGCCAGCATCCGGCACTACCCTGCACCCTGGGCCGAACTAGCTACTGAGAACATTATCCTGACTGTGTCTGCTGACAGCATCCGCCATATAGAGAACCCTGAGCCTCTTCTGACCCTCTGGGACCAGATCATGATGGCTATAGCTGAGTTGGCAGCAGCACCAGCGAAGTTCCCAAGGCCAGAGAGGATTGTAACAGACGTCCAGATCTCAGCTG GCTGGATGCACGCTGGCTACCCCATCATGGGCCACCTGGATTCGGTGAAGGAGATGGTGAATGTGGAACACATGCGAGCCACTGGCCTATGGGGCCCCATCCATGAGCTGGGACACAACCAGCAGCGGGCAGGCTGGGAATTCCCCCCTCACACTACTGAGGCCACCTGCAACCTGTGGTCTGTCTATGTGCATGAGAAGGTGCTGGGGATCCCCAGGGACAGGGCCCACCAGGCTCTCCAGCCACAGTGTCGGAAGCAGAGGGTCACAGGTTATCTGGAGAAAGGGGCTCAGCTGAAGGACTGGAGCATGTGGACTGCGCTGGAGACGTACTTGCAG ctgcaggagggctttggctgggaacccttcatcctcctcttctctgATTACCAGAAAATGTCCAACATCCCCAAGGACAACCCCTCCAAGATGAACCTGTGGGCTGAGAAGTTCTCTCGGCAGGTGAACAAGAATCTGGCTCCTTTCTTTCTGGCCTGGGGCTGGCCTATCAAGGAAGACGTCTCCTTGGAACTGGCTACtctaccaaactgggaggagaaCCCAATGAAGCTATACAGACCTGGGAAGAAATAA